The Pseudophryne corroboree isolate aPseCor3 chromosome 12, aPseCor3.hap2, whole genome shotgun sequence genomic sequence TTCCTACTGCCTCAGGGACTAGGTCCGCACTGTCCAAGTAGGGGAAGAGGAGTCTTAGATAATACAGGTTGTGATAGGAGTAGGCTGAATCCTGCTCTCATTTTGATATTTATAGATATGGATTGGCTGTGGTCAATGGTCAGTGCCTTCTTGACATCCTAAGTTACACCTGTGGGATTTCAATTTATTAATAAATGCTGTGACTTCAATTTTGTCAAATATCATTGTCTCTGTCTTTCTTTTAGAGTTAGGTTTAGTTTAAGGTATATAGAAAACTGAGTTCATTTAGTTTCAGGCCATCAACTACAGTATATGCAACTTACTAGCCTACAACAGTAGGTGGCTATATAGGGAAGTCTGAGCACTGGGGAAAGAATGCCAGGTCTCTTTCAGTTTTGCTGTTCTTGTTTGCTAACTGTATCCTGAAAAAAGGTGTCTGAAGAGACTGCTCTGCTGTGGCATCTGTGGGTGCACTTTTTGTCGTTCGCATATCAGCGACCTTATGCAAATATAAATGCAAGCCCCTGCCCTTCCCTGTTTTGCAAGCAtgcgtctgactgtgcaaggactgagtcaCCCTCTTTGACTGTCTTCCGACTCTGTAATAATGCTTGGTGCATATTTAACAGGGTCATGAATGGGGGCACCACCTGGCTCAGTCTGCTAACCCCTAGGGAGCCCGGCATGACCAGGTCATGGAGGAATATGACTAGTGGTTTAGAAGATTGCACTTCATTACAAagtaatactgtatatagtattgcTTGGTGTGGCACTGCCTTGATGTTGCTTGGAGCTGATAGACTTCTCAAGGTAATGCCCCAACTTTAGTGATTCAACCTCCGGTCATGCCtacctctctacactctaactcaggtcatgccctcctTGCATTCATTATAATTTGCCCCATGTTTGCATATATCCTACAAGGCCGCACATATTGCCCCTTGGTCCTCCACCCTCCTCTTTCCTCTATCCTAATACACTTCTGACCCCTCATTTTCTCATCCTTCCTGCACAACACCCTTACCTTCTTGCTAGTGTTACTGCATAATCTCATTCTCCTCACTTTCCCCTAATGACCACTAAGACAATTGTGCCACCTACCCTTAATGTATATTATCCCTTTTTCTACAGCTTAAGTTTTTCAAGAATATGCCCCATATAGCACAGATAGCCAAGTTATAAGCAAAATGTATTACATGGATGATGCGTGAGTGGTCAAGTCCTTCACTTTGCCAGAGGTACTAGTCCCCTAGATACAGTCATGGTCTATAGACTCCACAATTGGTCTTACAGTGCCATCGAATCTTGGACCAGCTGTATATTCGGTGCAGATATTTCATCTGAGTAaggcctccaatgtgagtgattgATCATCTGTCTATGCCCCCAGTTCAGTGACAcactcatgacactcccataatacacccataAGTCAGACCATCACCTTGCATCTGAAAAGCCACCTCAATGTCACCGCCCAGTCACACCCAAAACATTTTCAGTACTATTCAGCATACATGCACCTGAAATCGCTACTGCGACTGTATATGAACACAATCGTGATGCATACATGGAGCGACTTATACGCATACACAGTAAAAATAATCACTCCACCGTGTCCGAGTTTAACATAACATGTGACTTACAATCAGGCCCTGTGTGTTTTCATGACAAGGCAAGAATATTGTCCTTTTAAAATGCATAAATGCTAATCAATTTGTAATTTATTTTAATTAGATCTCCTTTATTTGTCTTTGTTGTCTATCAACACAAATCGGTTTGTAAGACCAAACCAACATGCATACAACTAGGGAAACATTTTTAGACTTAGTTAtatacagggagttcaaaaagtccatctgcagtgactgtgtgctaagcaaTTCTCCACTTAGAGAATGTGTGCTAAGTAATATTACAATATAATTGTTTTTAAACACTAtgcatgaaataaaaataaattacaaaCGTATCTACATTAAGTGTTGAAAGTGTTGTTCCTTGTTTTTGAGGCAAAATGAAACTCTACAACACTTAGCCAGGGACAGCGCTCACTgcggagggactttttgaactcacTATATGAAACTGTAAAGCAAAAATATATGACCATTGTCTTCAACAACTGACAATGATTATCTTTCTTTTGCAGCCAGTCCACAAAACTGCAGGACCTATGAACACCGGAGGGCTATTGTGAAGTCTTTTTGTGACCAAAAAAATCTTACCAAGTCTTTCTTTGTTTTGAACAAAACAGTCGCCGCTCAGTTGTATGTGGAACACAAATACAAATTTATATATTGTGAGGTGCCAAAAGTGGGCTGTTCCAACTGGAAGAGAATTATTCTTCTATTGAATGAATCTCTTGGATTTACAATAGATTCGCTCAGACATTACAACATTCATTCTACTCATTTACTTATCAAGTTGAGCTCATACCCTCTTTCTATTCAGAAACAGCTTCTTGAAAACTATACCAAAGTAATGATCACTCGAGACCCATTAGAGAGAGTGGTTTCAGCCTACAGAGACAAGTTCATACGTGATAAAGGCATTTACTATAGCAAAACTATTGCAAATGCAATTAAAAAAGAGCTTAGGAATAATTCAAATACTACAGAAAATATTACTTTTGAAGAGTTTGCGCGCTACATTGTTCTACATAACCCTCAATATACAGATACTCATTGGAAGCCAATGTATAACCTCTGTGATCCATGTCAAATTCAGTATGACATTATTGGTAA encodes the following:
- the LOC134980824 gene encoding carbohydrate sulfotransferase 9-like, which gives rise to MTRSWRNMTSGLEDCTSLQTSPQNCRTYEHRRAIVKSFCDQKNLTKSFFVLNKTVAAQLYVEHKYKFIYCEVPKVGCSNWKRIILLLNESLGFTIDSLRHYNIHSTHLLIKLSSYPLSIQKQLLENYTKVMITRDPLERVVSAYRDKFIRDKGIYYSKTIANAIKKELRNNSNTTENITFEEFARYIVLHNPQYTDTHWKPMYNLCDPCQIQYDIIGKLKTIKQDADFILKVIGAPKKLRYPEIKYSGDPRTNDQIRRQYLETLPPSLFRQLQNFYSVDFDMFDYKYYKETNVK